A genomic window from Osmia bicornis bicornis chromosome 4, iOsmBic2.1, whole genome shotgun sequence includes:
- the LOC114882637 gene encoding katanin p60 ATPase-containing subunit A-like 2 isoform X2 yields the protein MEVCQFSEKKRTEERRRSIPYLIAQYLKQHGLTDSYGTLFSEAQLPTDIQIADNIDLEMILMEYDSYYHLKFNKYPILYKTVQSTSSTNPIKKIKTVIKSNKNDTAKEDVTQQTNFSPENDICFGLTVSPLFIPKENVNENNNLTKDVPNNRPTKSKILSCIEKLYPPDSELRKIAEDISTEIVLGNLNVSWDDVIGLDKCKAAIKEAIVYPLKYPIFFSDKFAPWKGILLYGPPGTGKTMLAKAAATECNCTFINVTASLLVSKWRGDSEKYIRVLFDLAYNQSPAIIFIDEIDWISTNNTNDSLSEPAKRFRAELLTRLDGLLSPEGSNVMLLAATNAPWNIDAALLRRLEKQIYVTLPDEDSRLNLFSSYVSPNIMEEKGNYLVEVTNDYSAAEIKLICKEAWIIQSAPTWNRLENNEITVTNLQFNITSFSSLVHAIKNIQGTDKNIPKYNDWIKS from the exons ATGGAAGTTTGCCAATTCTCT gAGAAGAAGCGTACGGAGGAACGTCGTCGAAGCATTCCGTACCTTATAGCTCAATATCTGAAGCAACATGG aTTAACAGACTCTTATGGCACATTGTTCTCTGAGGCCCAGTTACCTACCGACATTCAAATAGCCGACAATATCGATCTGGAAATGATACTCATGGAATACGATAGTTATTATCATCTAAAATTCAACAAGTACCCAATACTATACAAAACGGTTCAATCAACATCTTCCACAAATCCAat taaaaaaattaaaacggTCATCAAATCGAATAAAAACGACACAGCTAAAGAAGATGTCACACAGCAGACTAATTTCAGTCCAGAGAATGACATCTGTTTTGGGTTAACAGTGTCACCCCTTTTTATTCCcaaagaaaatgtaaatgaaaataacaatttgACAAAAGATGTACCAAACAACCGGCCTACGAAATCAAAGATATTAAGCTGTATCGAAAAACTTTATCCGCCTGACTCTGAACTTCGAAAAATAGCCGAGGATATTTCGACG GAAATAGTGTTGGGCAATTTGAACGTTTCTTGGGATGATGTGATAGGACTCGATAAATGTAAGGCAGCTATAAAGGAAGCCATCGTTTATCCGCTTAAGTATCCGATTTTCTTCAGTGACAAATTTGCCCCGTGGAAAGGCATTTTACTGTATGGGCCACCTGGTACAG GGAAAACTATGTTGGCCAAGGCAGCTGCGACGGAATGTAATTGCACGTTCATCAATGTAACCGCTAGTTTATTGGTCAGTAAATGGCGAGGCGATTCCGAAAAGTATATCCGT GTTCTGTTTGATCTCGCTTACAATCAGTCACCAgcgattatttttattgatgaAATTGATTGGATATCTACAAATAACACAAACGATTCGTTATCCGAACCTGCAAAACGATTTAGAGCAGAACTTCTCACTAGATTAGATGGATTATTATCACCTGAGGGTTCAAATGTCATGCTTTTGGCTGCTACTAATGCTCCTTG GAACATCGACGCAGCTTTACTCAGACGTTTAGAAAAGCAAATCTATGTTACGTTACCCGATGAAGACTCTCGTCTTAATCTATTCAGCTCATACGTTTCACCTAATATAatggaggaaaaaggaaattatttAGTCGAGGTAACTAACGACTATTCTGCtgcagaaataaaattaatttgcaaagAAGCATGGATAATCCAGTCAGCTCCAACATGGAACCGTCTAGagaataatgaaataactgTAACAAATTTACAATTCAATATTACCAGCTTCTCGAGTTTAGTTCACGCGATAAAAAACATACAAGGAACGGATAAAAATATCCCTAAATACAATGATTGGATAAAAAGTTAA
- the LOC114882637 gene encoding katanin p60 ATPase-containing subunit A-like 2 isoform X1 yields MNLGLSMDGSLNQINHKLREKEKKRTEERRRSIPYLIAQYLKQHGLTDSYGTLFSEAQLPTDIQIADNIDLEMILMEYDSYYHLKFNKYPILYKTVQSTSSTNPIKKIKTVIKSNKNDTAKEDVTQQTNFSPENDICFGLTVSPLFIPKENVNENNNLTKDVPNNRPTKSKILSCIEKLYPPDSELRKIAEDISTEIVLGNLNVSWDDVIGLDKCKAAIKEAIVYPLKYPIFFSDKFAPWKGILLYGPPGTGKTMLAKAAATECNCTFINVTASLLVSKWRGDSEKYIRVLFDLAYNQSPAIIFIDEIDWISTNNTNDSLSEPAKRFRAELLTRLDGLLSPEGSNVMLLAATNAPWNIDAALLRRLEKQIYVTLPDEDSRLNLFSSYVSPNIMEEKGNYLVEVTNDYSAAEIKLICKEAWIIQSAPTWNRLENNEITVTNLQFNITSFSSLVHAIKNIQGTDKNIPKYNDWIKS; encoded by the exons ATGAATCTTGGTTTGTCCATGGACGGAAGTCTGAATCAGATCAACCATAAATTACGCGAGAAG gAGAAGAAGCGTACGGAGGAACGTCGTCGAAGCATTCCGTACCTTATAGCTCAATATCTGAAGCAACATGG aTTAACAGACTCTTATGGCACATTGTTCTCTGAGGCCCAGTTACCTACCGACATTCAAATAGCCGACAATATCGATCTGGAAATGATACTCATGGAATACGATAGTTATTATCATCTAAAATTCAACAAGTACCCAATACTATACAAAACGGTTCAATCAACATCTTCCACAAATCCAat taaaaaaattaaaacggTCATCAAATCGAATAAAAACGACACAGCTAAAGAAGATGTCACACAGCAGACTAATTTCAGTCCAGAGAATGACATCTGTTTTGGGTTAACAGTGTCACCCCTTTTTATTCCcaaagaaaatgtaaatgaaaataacaatttgACAAAAGATGTACCAAACAACCGGCCTACGAAATCAAAGATATTAAGCTGTATCGAAAAACTTTATCCGCCTGACTCTGAACTTCGAAAAATAGCCGAGGATATTTCGACG GAAATAGTGTTGGGCAATTTGAACGTTTCTTGGGATGATGTGATAGGACTCGATAAATGTAAGGCAGCTATAAAGGAAGCCATCGTTTATCCGCTTAAGTATCCGATTTTCTTCAGTGACAAATTTGCCCCGTGGAAAGGCATTTTACTGTATGGGCCACCTGGTACAG GGAAAACTATGTTGGCCAAGGCAGCTGCGACGGAATGTAATTGCACGTTCATCAATGTAACCGCTAGTTTATTGGTCAGTAAATGGCGAGGCGATTCCGAAAAGTATATCCGT GTTCTGTTTGATCTCGCTTACAATCAGTCACCAgcgattatttttattgatgaAATTGATTGGATATCTACAAATAACACAAACGATTCGTTATCCGAACCTGCAAAACGATTTAGAGCAGAACTTCTCACTAGATTAGATGGATTATTATCACCTGAGGGTTCAAATGTCATGCTTTTGGCTGCTACTAATGCTCCTTG GAACATCGACGCAGCTTTACTCAGACGTTTAGAAAAGCAAATCTATGTTACGTTACCCGATGAAGACTCTCGTCTTAATCTATTCAGCTCATACGTTTCACCTAATATAatggaggaaaaaggaaattatttAGTCGAGGTAACTAACGACTATTCTGCtgcagaaataaaattaatttgcaaagAAGCATGGATAATCCAGTCAGCTCCAACATGGAACCGTCTAGagaataatgaaataactgTAACAAATTTACAATTCAATATTACCAGCTTCTCGAGTTTAGTTCACGCGATAAAAAACATACAAGGAACGGATAAAAATATCCCTAAATACAATGATTGGATAAAAAGTTAA